The DNA region GGGAGTTTGTAGAAACTAACTCAGTTGTAGGAAGGTGTGTATATGCAGTGCCAGAATCTGTAGGGAACAAATCTTTGGAAGAATCAGTAAAGAAGGGGTGGATAGTAGACAATGAATCATGAAATTTGGACAAAGTAGAGAACATTGTGTGTTCCCAAAAAGTAACATGACGAGAAATACGTAGTCGACCAGAAATAGGATCCCAGCAACGATAGCCTTTGTGCTCTATCCCATATCCAAGGAAACAACAAAGACGAGCACGAGGTTCAAGTTTAGTATGNGAGTGGCAGAGAAAGCAGCGGAGGTGGAAGAACTAGGGGACATCACCTGTTTGAGAAGTGTCTCTAGATCACTAATAGTAATGGGGGAAGAGGAGTGAGCAGTCGCAGCTGCAACAGATGTGGAACCTGGTTTGGAGAATGACTgagttttctttgaatttccttttggTCGCGGAGGGCGAGTTGGACAATTTTCTAGAATATGACCACGTCCATGACAGTACCTGCACTCAACAGTAGGACAAGCAGAGAAAATATGTCCAGTAGAGCGACAGTTCTTACAAAATCGAGAGCTTGGTAGGGAGTGCGATGTAGTAGTAGCAAGAGCAACATCTGTCAAAAAAGGCTTGATTAAACCCAAGCGAGTCTCCTCAAATAGAAGTTCTTTAATTGCACCATCCAAAGTCGGTAATGGATGACGATGAAGGAGAGCGGCACGAACAGATTCATATTCAGGTCGAAGGGCCATAAGAACTTGGATCAGATGAAGGTGATCATCACTTATCGTATCTTGGGCCAACTGATCCCATATAGGCTGAATGGTTGCAAGAAAATCATTAACAGATTGCCCCGAGTCTTGTCTAAGATTGTTAAGGGTGGTGAGCAATTGATAGTAGTGTGCAAGCCCGGTTGTTTTGTATCGATTAGACAAAAGATCCCATATTTGTTTTGCAGTATCAAATTTTGCAAATTGTATATGGATGGATGGAATAGAGGTATTAGAAAACCAGTCAACatattcatcatcatcttcaacacCAACATTCTGAGTTGGTTCAACAATATCACCCGTAACAATACGCCAAAGCTTGCGCCCAATCAAAAAACTCTTCATGCGTTGAGACCATAGAGTATAATTGGTACCATCCAAAATGGTTCCAATAGGAAGAGAAACCTCACTTTTATCCATAGCAGGGAGAGAAGAAGCAAGATGAACAAATTTTCCAAGCAAATAATAAaccaggaaaaaaaatgaatattacgAACTGATTATTATGAACTCTGTTGTCTCTGACCTTGCTCACCAGTCACCATTGCTGACCAGACCATCCGAACAACTGAACAACGAGACAACCAGCAAAGAAACGAATTCAAACGAGAATTACAGGCCAGAGAGAAGAAGAGGTATTTCTGGTGAAGGCAGTGAGATGCGTCCAGACTTCGACTCCGCTACCTCGCAACGGATTCTGGATTGAAAGTTCTAGATATTCTGATGAGGTTGTCAGGCTACACTGATGGGGAGCTCTCCAGTTCTTCGGATATTCTTGTGAGGCTAGCAGGCTACATTAACGGGGAGAGCATCATCAGTTTCAAAaccagaaagaaaaaaaaaatattaaggcTGTGATACCATGTTAGGAAAAATATGAACTGTATATTTCTTGAATGCAATTACAAAGTATGaactcctatatatatacgACCTATaagataaagaaaaagaaaggcaaTCAAGACAATCAATAAGAATACTAACTAACCAAAAATACAAAGCTAAATAAGGTAGAAGATATGGTAAAATAATAAGGTAGAaggaaaggtaaaatatatacGTTAATATATACGTTAACATTCTCAACCCAATTTTAGTACTTCACAACTCAATTTCTCTTCTTCCCAACCATCTACACAAAATTTTAGTTCTACAccaaattattcattttttccACAAGTCCAAAATTCTCAAATTCCACCCAACTTTCAATTTCCACAGTTTGCAACCAGTTTTCAAAATTCTCAAATTAGACAAGCTTCACAATTTCTGTTCAACATTCAAGCTGGCCAATTTTCGGGAAGCATGCAAAGTCCTCAATTGCCCGGCAACATGCAATTTTCCCCATTTTCCACACAATCCGAGAATGATGTAACAATCATTCCACCACCAACCAACACAGGAAGTAGTCGTCGAACATTATGGAGCATTGAAGATGACAAGATGTTGGCACACTCTTATTACACGATTTCACAAGATTCAAAAATTGGCAATGAGCAAAGTGGTCCAAGATTTTGGAAGCGCGTTGAAGAGTATTGCAACGCCAATGTGGGAAATGATAGGCCAAAAAGAAATGTCGATAGGTTAAAGTCACATTGGACTCTAGTTAAGAGATTAACCTATGACTTCCATACTATTTATTATAGGTTACAAGGAATGCGGCCTAGTGATGCTAATGATGCCGATATTATTGTTCGTGCTACGGAagaatataaagtaaaacatgGTCGAGACAAGTTTGGCTACGAACACGTATGGGCCATTTGCAAAGACGTTCCAAGCTGGCAACCATCATTTGTAGCTCGCCAAGCCTCATTAAGTAAATCATCCACCAATCAAATATCCAGCGCAAGTGTAGGAGGTAGTGTAGAAGGAAGTGGAGGCGGTAGCTCACAAGGAAATGAAGGCGGTAGCGAAGAAATTTTTCCTTGACCAATGGGGAGAAATGCAGCGAAGCGAAAAGCTAAAGAGTGCTACACTGGCAATAATGATGAAGATGATTTCAAAGAAGTGTTAAAAAAACAAACGAAAATGTTTGAAAAACATTTGCAAATGAAATTGGAACGTGATCAAAGGAAGTAAGAAGAACTTCGgattcaacaatataatatattgatgaAAGACACGTCGGAGATGACGGAGGGCCAACTTGCTACACACCTAGCATAttgtaaagaaattaaaaaatgtttgaAACTTTAATTGtagttttaaattcttgtaATTTTAAGTTCTTGtatttgtagtttttaaattctactagttttaattattgtacttttaattattgtaattttaagtTCTTGtattagttttaatatattatattttaattattgcaatttaaagtattattataatttaaaaattgtattttaataATGGTCAGTAgctatcttcaaaaaaaaaataatggtcaGTAGCTTTTTTAGtcttaaattataattattataatttaaatattgtattatatatatacgttaAATATAATGTAGCTTTTCCAGTGAATAGTATCAAATTCTAGTGAATGGCATCAAATGTAGCTTTTCCAGTGAATGGCATCAAATTCCAATTTAAAGTGAATGCTTTTGCAGTGCTTTTGTTCAAAATGGCATCAAAACTTTTTTGCAGTGCTTTTGGTCAAAATGGCATCAAAGTGCTTTTAGTCAGTAGCCTACATTTCCAGTGTCTAACGGATAGCTACGGCAACAGAACTTTTTTTGtgcctatatatgtgtgtgtatgtctACATTTTACTACACttctacatatatttataattttcttaccaCAAAATGTCATCATTCCCTCCTAATTGGGATCCCATGGATGATAATGATACTAGTGATGaggaaattgaacaacaaatgATGGCAAGCATGATGTGGTTGACTCAAAAGATAGTCGAAATACGTCAAAATTCTTCCCAACCGAGAAAGAGACGGAGATATATCGATAGGAACCATGAGTCAGGCCACAATCGTTTAGTCACTGATTACTTCTCTGATGAGCCGGTGTTCCATGAAGACATCTTTCGTCGATGTTTTCGAATGAGGAAAGAATTATTTTTACGCATTGTCAATGCATTGCAAATTCgttatgaatattttcaatAAAGACAGAGTGCTGCTAAAGTGATGGGTTTATCACCACTACAAAAGATCACCGCGGCCATTCGACAATTGGCATATGGCACACCAGCTGCCACAATGGATGAGTATCTACACATGGGTGAAACAACCGCCATAGAATGCTTATTTAACATCTGCCGATGTGTCATTGATGTTTTTGGAGCTCAATACTTGAGAAGACCAAATGCCGAAGACATTGCCCGATTGCTTCACATGCATGAGTAAAAACACGGCTTCCCGAGAATGCTCGGGAGTCTTGATTGCATACATTGGGAGTGGCGAAATTGCCTGGTGGCATGGAAAGGTCAATTTACAAGAGGCGATCATGGAGTTCCAACCATTATGCTAGAAGCAGTCGCATCAACAGACTTATGGATATGGCATGCATTCTTCGGCGTCGCAGGTGCTATGAATGATATCAATGTATTAAATCAATCACCTTTATTCAATGATGTCTTGCAGGGATATGCACCGGAGGTTAATTTTACTGTGAACGGTACTGACTACAAAAGAGGTTATTATCTCACAGACGGTATCTACCCACAATGGTTGATGTTCGTGAAGAGTTTTCCATGTCCAGCAGATCCTAAAAGAATATtgtttaaacaaaaacaagaggCTGCAAGAAAAGATGTAGAGCGGGtttttggggtgttacaagctCGATGGGCAATGGTTAGAGGTCCTGGACGATTTTGGTACCGGGAAAACTTGAGAGAAATAATGCATACTTGCATTATTTTACACAACATGATTGTTGAGGATGAAGGTGAAAACGTAAGTACTTGGGTGAACGAAGAAGATGTAGCAACGGCACAAGCATCACAAGGCTCAACCGAAGAGTTTCAACAATATTTACAAAGAAATTCCGAGTTACATGACTCGTAATTGCATCATCAACTTCGTGCGGACTTGGTTGAGCATATATGGAGCAACAACAGGAATTAACTTAAtcaatttttagtttatttttatgtactttaatttatttttaattgctttgtaatttatttttattaaaataaactaATGCTGGCAGTATGTATGTCAAAACttcaaattacaaatatttaatttttattagaaatgaatttaaaaatgaatttataaattaaataattaaaatataggataataaAATGGTGGGCCCATAAAGAACTTAGAAAAAGTTTCAAACTAATGTGGGGAATAGTTTTtgtgattgagtgagatagtggatgatgaggtggatattagggcccacaaaaaaaatgagaaaaagctTACAACTATTAGGAGAGGTAAAATAGTTTgaactattgactctgttacaatgtagtatctgttcataaactactttctcaacctactgaagcacaaagagacagcaatgcctctactgaggctcgaactcacccccttccacatgggggtgcaaccggatgccactgaggctcgaattaTTTCTACTTAATTTCATCCTGATTCATAACATGCATGCATCCATCGTCTTAGATGTTAAGCTTTGatgattttgaatatttttctttgttaattGTTTGCTACAGTAGTCTTtgttgaatttaattataatgtgaTTTATCATAAACACCACAATGTTTTATATACATTGACTGtccaaaataaattaacaatgaaagtattaaaaaaataactaatattaaattatttaagatagatgcaacaaataaaaataaatcaagtaATGTTACCCTTTGCAGCTGCTTCTATTGCTTAAGTCCACCATGTTGTATTGAGAGATCACCAAGAAGTGGATGTTAAGGTTTGTAAATTGGGTATAATTTATGCTTGAagttccattaattcataactcATATTTTCTTTGCTGATCACTTTTCTATTGTTTAGATGTCACAACGTAAAAGAAATAGAGGTAAAGGTAAAATAGTTATGGGTAGTCATTCACAAGCTGGCATCTCACAACCGCCATCGTTGCATGCATTAATTGATGATCCAGAAGAAGGAAATACAACTGTAATGGAAACACTACGTAATGAAGTCCATAGACGGTTGGAGGACACTGACTCTAAGCGTACTCCTTCAAGTTCAAAGCCCAACGAGTATATTACAGAAGAGCGCATACTTCTGATGCAGCTTCCGAGAATATTGATGAAGCTGCTTTAGGTGGAGGAGGGGAGGGTATGACAACAGAATCACCACCAAGCATGATTCCAGCAGACTGATTTACAACTATTATTCGCACAGTTGGCGGAACTGCGTAAgacttcatttaatttaatttctgaTTTTTGCTGCAATTAGTTTAGCTATTTAgtatgatggattttaattattGGTTTACATGCATTAGGAAATTGATTATGCAGTCCAATAACTGT from Ipomoea triloba cultivar NCNSP0323 chromosome 6, ASM357664v1 includes:
- the LOC116023420 gene encoding uncharacterized protein LOC116023420, producing the protein MQFSPFSTQSENDVTIIPPPTNTGSSRRTLWSIEDDKMLAHSYYTISQDSKIGNEQSGPRFWKRVEEYCNANVGNDRPKRNVDRLKSHWTLVKRLTYDFHTIYYRLQGMRPSDANDADIIVRATEEYKVKHGRDKFGYEHVWAICKDVPSWQPSFVARQASLSKSSTNQISSASVGGSVEGSGGGSSQGNEGGSEEIFP